The Oryctolagus cuniculus chromosome 5, mOryCun1.1, whole genome shotgun sequence genome includes a region encoding these proteins:
- the FABP7 gene encoding fatty acid-binding protein, brain: MVEAFCATWKLTDSQNFDEYMKALGVGFATRQVGNVTKPTVIISQEGDKVVIRTQSTFKNTEISFRLGEEFDEISVDDRNCKSVISLDGDKLVHVQKWDGKQTNFVREIKDGKMIVTLTFGDVVAVRHYEKA; this comes from the exons ATGGTGGAAGCTTTCTGTGCTACCTGGAAACTGACCGACAGTCAGAACTTTGATGAGTACATGAAGGCTCTCG GTGTGGGCTTTGCCACTAGGCAGGTGGGAAACGTGACCAAACCAACAGTGATCATCAGTCAGGAAGGGGACAAAGTGGTGATCCGGACTCAAAGCACGTTCAAGAATACAGAGATTAGTTTCCGTCTGGGTGAAGAGTTTGATGAAATCAGTGTAGATGACAGAAACTGTAAG TCTGTTATCAGCCTGGATGGAGACAAACTTGTTCATGTACAGAAATGGGAtggcaaacaaacaaattttGTAAGAGAAATTAAGGATGGCAAAATGATTGTG ACTCTTACTTTTGGTGATGTGGTTGCTGTTCGCCACTATGAGAAGGCATAG